The following proteins are encoded in a genomic region of Diabrotica virgifera virgifera chromosome 1, PGI_DIABVI_V3a:
- the LOC126880773 gene encoding uncharacterized protein LOC126880773: MPKTKKIGTRQFFSYSEDDLKKAIEAVTQNGISRKAAARQFNVPRTTLIRKLYSPATTPRKMGPATELSEAEENVFENWVLAMARKGFPIHRQNLMLSVKKFLEETGRETKYLLNKTPGRSWFQGFLKRHPKIKERYPEAVSKARAAVTQDRIEAWFDEIQLFLEEDRYDEILLDPTRVFNADEAGFCLCPKSEKVLGPVGYKEDFYIRVSSEKEQITVMATFSADGKHVPPMLIFPYKRIPEAIAKSVPENWGLGRSDSGWMTSQVFYEYISNHFLPYLKSNNIQRPVILFVDGHRSHSTKHVSQLCDDNGIILVSLFPNTTHIMQPADVSVFKPLKAGWSAEVRNWKFQNFPKDVTRSTFGTILESVFSKYASEETIKNGFRRSGLYPFNKNNVDYTKCIPNRIVAAQISDKETPKNALDVLENKIEKKYLTEFIQTYSKRETWSGDISYSKLYSVWAEIKMDYENENPQQKEIHPKNIGITSPVAGPSRRQWETPPQKTFATMKKKNQKGLKFQLHLKNV, translated from the coding sequence ATgccgaaaactaaaaaaattggCACTCGCCAGTTTTTTTCATATAGCGAAGACGACTTGAAAAAAGCTATTGAAGCTGTAACACAAAATGGAATTAGTAGAAAAGCTGCAGCACGTCAGTTTAATGTTCCTCGAACCACACTGATCCGTAAATTATACTCGCCTGCTACTACTCCTCGGAAAATGGGTCCAGCAACAGAGCTTTCTGAAGCAGaagaaaatgtttttgaaaactGGGTACTAGCAATGGCTCGCAAGGGTTTTCCTATTCATAGACAAAACCTTATGTTATCAGTGAAAAAATTTCTTGAGGAAACTGGCCGAGaaactaaatatttattaaataaaactcCTGGGCGTTCTTGGTTTCAAGGATTTTTAAAACGTCACCCTAAAATTAAAGAGAGATATCCTGAAGCTGTCAGCAAAGCTCGGGCAGCAGTAACACAAGACCGAATTGAAGCATGGTTTGATGAAATTCAACTTTTTTTAGAGGAAGATAGATATGATGAAATATTATTAGATCCAACTCGGGTATTCAATGCAGATGAGGCAGGATTTTGCCTATGTCCGAAGAGTGAAAAAGTTCTAGGCCCTGTAGGCTACAAAGAAGATTTTTATATTAGGGTATCATCGGAAAAAGAGCAGATAACCGTAATGGCCACTTTTTCAGCAGATGGCAAGCATGTTCCTCCAATGTTGATCTTTCCTTACAAGAGAATCCCAGAAGCTATAGCTAAATCAGTGCCAGAAAATTGGGGTCTTGGTAGATCTGATTCAGGGTGGATGACATCCCAAGTATTTTATGAATACATTTCGAACCATTTCCTGCCATATTTAAAATCCAACAATATCCAAAGGCCAGTAATTTTATTCGTCGATGGGCATCGATCACATTCAACAAAACATGTTAGCCAGCTATGCGATGATAATGGAATTATTTTGGTATCACTTTTTCCCAACACTACCCATATTATGCAACCAGCTGACGTATCTGTTTTTAAACCTCTTAAAGCTGGTTGGTCAGCAGAAGTGAGAAACTGGAAATTTCAAAACTTTCCAAAAGATGTGACACGTTCTACTTTTGGTACTATTTTAGAAtctgtttttagtaaatatgcTTCTGAGGAAACAATTAAAAATGGATTTAGAAGAAGTGGGTTGTATccctttaataaaaataatgttgattacaCAAAATGCATACCAAACAGAATAGTTGCTGCACAGATTTCTGATAAAGAAACACCTAAAAATGCCTTAGATGTACtagaaaataaaattgaaaaaaaataccttacagaatttatacaaacatattcaaaaaGAGAAACCTGGTCTGGAGACATATCTTATTCAAAGCTTTATAGTGTCTGGGCCGAAATTAAAATGGATTATGAAAATGAAAATCCTCAACAGAAAGAAATACAccccaaaaatataggtattacATCACCAGTCGCTGGACCATCGAGACGTCAATGGGAAACACCTCCCCAAAAAACATTCGCTACTATGAAGAAAAAGAATCAGAAGGGTTTAAAATTCCAACtccatttaaaaaatgtttag